GCGATCCAGGTAAATGGCTTGACCAGATGCACGTCCCAGGAACAGCGCGGGTTCTCGTTCTCGCGGAACCAATGGGTGGCAACATTCCAGATTGCATCGATGAAGAAACCATTCCAGACGCGCAATCTCCCCAAGATGTTGCAGACTCTTCCCACGAGAAATCAGAAAAGGACCCAAGTGCTCCCCGTAGAGCATCAGGTCCGGATCACTGGGTAAATAGAGTCCTCGATAGCTGTCTGCTAACTGGTTGAATGGGCCGACGCCGGCCATGTCGGCAACCGCTGGGTAAATGTTGGCCAAGGAATCCGCCAATCGGTTCTGCATACTTTGTCGGTAGAAAGACAACGCCGGAGCAGAGGGTTCATCGTCTACCGACTGCAGAATTCGGTTAGCCCAATCTCGCTGCCAGCGAAGTAATGCTTCCCTATTACCATTCATACTGCGGATTCCAGAGATTGTGCTGTCCTTACCAACTCGGACAACGAGGGCAGGTCGGCATCCCATTCCAGAATGCGAATGGCATCGGGAAAGCGCGCGCATGCGAATGCAAAGAGAGTCCGGGCCTGTTTTCCGGGGACACGACTGTGGGTGTCGACGGAGAGAACCGTTCCATCCACCTGCACCTGCTCACCGCCGGCAACATGAATTTCGGTAACTGCTGGTATGGGCAAACCACCCAGCAAAGCCCATGGATCCCCTCCATGGTTGTCACAATTGATTCGCAGGTTCTCGACGTCCAGCAGTAGTTGGCAGCCGGACTGCGATACCAACTCCCGCAAAAAATCCGCCTCTGAGTAGTCGTCTCGTCCATTCGGCGGGAGATAATAAGCAATATTCTCCAGGAGCAAAGGACATTGCAGAAAATCCTGTACCATTCCTATGCGAGACACCAGGTGCCGCAACACAACGGATTGTCGAGGAAGGGGATACTGATCACTGAAATACTGGCCATCCAGTGAAGACCAAGCAAGATGGTCCGAGACCCGAAGAGGATCTATCTGATGGATTAGAGTACGTAGTCTCTTTAGATAGCTCGTATTCAATGGGTCGCTGGAGCCGATGGAAAGTCCTACTCCGTGCAGGGTGATCGGATAACGCGCGCGCACCGCCTCCAGCTCTGCCAGCCAGGTTCGATCGGCCCCCAGATAATCCTCGCTGTAGACCTCCAGGACACTAACGTCGGGCTGCGTGAGCAGAATCCCCTCGACGTGAGGAGCCCGAAGCCCGATTCCTGTGGAAGCGTGCATGGTACTCTAAACCAGTTCGTCGCCGGATTCCTGCGAGAACCGGAATCCGGCAAAGTACCTTACATGGTGGATTTCTTTTTTACGCCACTACAACCATGACGCATCATTCCCCCTTTGTTCTCATAGGCTTTGCGTTTACCGCTGCAGCCATGGCGCATCATACCTCCCTGGGATTTTGCTGCGGACTGCGTTTTGCCCATGGGCGGGACCATGGTGTCGGCGTTAGCCAATGTGGTTATGGTGCCACCGGCCAAGCAACTGGCGAGAAACGTACTGGCGATTGTCTTGGCTACTTTGCTGTGTTCCATGGTATTACTCCTTCTTGCGTGTTGTCGATATAACGGGGTAGATTGGGTTAATCGTGCCCGTGCCATAAATGTGGTAACAGTTTTTTCAAGCTGGCTTCAGAAATGGCCCCTGGGATGCGTCCGATAGCTCCATCTTTGGCACGAAACAAGATCGCGGGAGTACCTTCGAAGCCCGCCTCGCCCATAATATCCAGATTCTGCCGCAGGTTTTTCCGGGTTGCAGCGGTTGGGGTTACCTTCGGCAAGGAACGATAACTCCCGCTGCGTAACGCTGGACCAACAATGGTTTCAAAGTGCTTGAGGGCCTGCAACGGGTGCGGTGACTGCAGCCAGGCCGCCGCTTCGGCCGGACTTTGGGGGGTGAGGAAGGCGACC
The window above is part of the Acidithiobacillus acidisediminis genome. Proteins encoded here:
- a CDS encoding HvfC/BufC family peptide modification chaperone — encoded protein: MNGNREALLRWQRDWANRILQSVDDEPSAPALSFYRQSMQNRLADSLANIYPAVADMAGVGPFNQLADSYRGLYLPSDPDLMLYGEHLGPFLISRGKSLQHLGEIARLEWFLHRCNLECCHPLVPREREPALFLGRASGQAIYLDRLPRLFRSHWVTYEEVTRYHDLPDWTQGDLHRHAWLGIGMIPTDQGPIYWILPAGSYVFLNQLCTGKSLEDALQWGLYADPGGQYQQILESCQRAGLIRVG
- a CDS encoding DUF692 domain-containing protein, which gives rise to MHASTGIGLRAPHVEGILLTQPDVSVLEVYSEDYLGADRTWLAELEAVRARYPITLHGVGLSIGSSDPLNTSYLKRLRTLIHQIDPLRVSDHLAWSSLDGQYFSDQYPLPRQSVVLRHLVSRIGMVQDFLQCPLLLENIAYYLPPNGRDDYSEADFLRELVSQSGCQLLLDVENLRINCDNHGGDPWALLGGLPIPAVTEIHVAGGEQVQVDGTVLSVDTHSRVPGKQARTLFAFACARFPDAIRILEWDADLPSLSELVRTAQSLESAV
- a CDS encoding thioredoxin fold domain-containing protein; amino-acid sequence: MNNQRAQWILGGVLTFGFFLLTPNLAFAKTSDTAPKMTASSFWNQFLPHHVTYIQDGYAGPIIYDFQDPNCPYCHVMYEHEAPLIRAGKLTVRYVPVAFLTPQSPAEAAAWLQSPHPLQALKHFETIVGPALRSGSYRSLPKVTPTAATRKNLRQNLDIMGEAGFEGTPAILFRAKDGAIGRIPGAISEASLKKLLPHLWHGHD